The following are encoded in a window of Bacillus oleivorans genomic DNA:
- a CDS encoding 4a-hydroxytetrahydrobiopterin dehydratase, producing the protein MERLNQSAIEARLSENPNWKLSDDKWIERKYRFKEYLNGVEFVQLVANLSEEANHHPFISIDYKLITVKITSWRAKGLTDLDFELAKKYDELYKKVNKN; encoded by the coding sequence ATGGAAAGATTAAATCAATCTGCAATTGAAGCAAGACTTTCAGAGAATCCAAACTGGAAGCTGTCCGATGACAAGTGGATTGAAAGAAAGTATCGTTTTAAAGAGTATTTGAATGGAGTAGAATTTGTGCAGTTGGTTGCGAACTTATCAGAAGAAGCCAACCATCATCCCTTCATCTCGATTGACTACAAATTAATCACAGTGAAAATTACCTCTTGGCGCGCAAAAGGCTTAACAGACTTAGATTTTGAATTAGCAAAGAAGTATGATGAACTATATAAAAAAGTGAATAAGAATTAG
- a CDS encoding GNAT family N-acetyltransferase, with product MEVFPLYMLHNLNKIPVFPLPEGFHFRFFQDSTDDINWARITAATGEFNNEQDALNRFNLEFRTNLNEAQKRILFLETTAGQTVGTATAWFGVWSNEIIGRLHWIEIIPEFQGKKLGKPLITEAMNILARYHEKAYLKTQTTSLAAIHLYKKLGWEPAILTKEDQLAWDQLNNPM from the coding sequence GTGGAAGTATTTCCTTTATATATGCTGCATAATTTAAATAAGATACCGGTCTTTCCCCTTCCAGAAGGATTTCATTTTCGTTTTTTTCAAGATTCGACTGACGACATTAATTGGGCCAGAATTACTGCAGCAACAGGTGAATTCAACAACGAGCAAGATGCTCTGAATCGTTTCAATCTAGAATTCAGGACAAATCTTAATGAAGCACAAAAAAGAATTTTATTTTTAGAAACAACCGCTGGACAAACTGTCGGAACTGCCACGGCCTGGTTTGGTGTCTGGAGCAATGAAATCATCGGTCGTCTCCATTGGATTGAAATTATTCCTGAATTCCAAGGAAAAAAACTAGGGAAACCATTGATTACAGAAGCAATGAACATACTTGCACGATATCATGAAAAAGCCTATTTAAAAACACAAACGACAAGTTTAGCTGCGATTCATCTTTACAAAAAATTGGGCTGGGAACCCGCTATTCTGACTAAAGAAGATCAATTAGCATGGGATCAATTAAATAACCCTATGTAA
- a CDS encoding NADH-dependent flavin oxidoreductase, translated as MDPKYELIFQTFPLSSGFVLKNRILMAPMTNSSSNEDGSVTDEEIEYYRVRSGGVAAVITACAYVLPDGKGFPNAIGADRDELIPSLKKLASAIKGEGAKAILQIFHAGRMAIPDLLPDKQPVSASAVAAEREGAVTPREMTEADINKTIQAFSEATRRAIEAGFDGVEIHGANTYLIQQFFSPHSNRRNDKWGGTIEKRMAFPLAVIDAIQKAVKEHAKQPLIVGYRISPEERENPGITMEDTLRFVDALADQNLDYIHVSVRNFWAGSIRDKSDDHSRVIMIREHVGDRVPVIGVGNLYSPDDVIKALKTKVPLLAIGRELIMEPKWVEKIANGKQDEIRITLSLADQKQLVIPDPLWNMITGVPGWFPVED; from the coding sequence ATGGATCCAAAATATGAACTAATCTTTCAAACATTTCCTTTATCTTCAGGTTTCGTACTGAAGAATCGTATCCTTATGGCACCGATGACGAACTCGTCGTCGAATGAAGATGGCAGTGTGACAGATGAAGAAATTGAATATTACCGGGTGCGTTCTGGAGGAGTGGCTGCCGTAATTACTGCATGCGCTTATGTTTTGCCTGACGGAAAAGGATTTCCCAATGCTATCGGAGCCGACCGAGATGAATTAATACCTAGTTTAAAGAAGCTGGCAAGTGCTATTAAAGGCGAAGGAGCTAAAGCGATTTTACAAATTTTCCACGCAGGAAGAATGGCAATTCCAGACTTATTACCGGATAAACAGCCTGTTAGTGCTAGTGCCGTTGCTGCTGAACGGGAAGGTGCCGTGACTCCAAGAGAGATGACCGAAGCAGATATTAATAAAACCATTCAAGCATTTAGTGAAGCAACCCGGAGAGCCATAGAAGCTGGCTTTGATGGGGTCGAAATTCATGGGGCTAATACGTACTTAATCCAACAATTCTTTTCCCCTCACTCTAATCGAAGAAATGACAAGTGGGGAGGTACGATTGAAAAAAGAATGGCTTTTCCGCTTGCGGTAATAGATGCGATTCAAAAAGCTGTTAAGGAACATGCAAAACAGCCACTTATTGTCGGATACCGGATTTCACCGGAAGAAAGGGAAAATCCGGGAATCACAATGGAAGACACATTACGATTCGTAGATGCTTTAGCGGATCAGAACCTTGATTATATCCATGTTTCCGTTAGAAATTTCTGGGCTGGCTCGATAAGGGATAAGTCAGATGATCATTCACGCGTTATCATGATCCGAGAACATGTAGGGGACCGAGTGCCTGTGATTGGGGTTGGAAATCTTTATTCACCAGATGATGTAATTAAGGCATTAAAAACAAAAGTACCATTACTGGCCATAGGACGTGAGTTAATTATGGAACCAAAATGGGTAGAAAAAATCGCTAACGGCAAACAAGATGAAATTCGAATCACCTTGTCATTAGCTGATCAAAAACAGTTAGTCATTCCGGATCCTCTTTGGAATATGATTACGGGGGTGCCGGGATGGTTTCCGGTAGAAGATTAA
- a CDS encoding PaaI family thioesterase, whose translation MFIKQPFDEFLGFQYKKIDEHNVHIRMPIKDLYINSAGVVHGGIISSLADVAMVNLVPAKEIGVQQALTVDLNVSFLRPATGSYLVAQARIEKQGRTLVHTECSIYDDKELLVARSKAILFRSTSP comes from the coding sequence ATGTTTATCAAACAGCCATTTGATGAATTTTTAGGATTTCAATATAAGAAGATTGATGAGCACAATGTGCATATCCGAATGCCCATTAAAGACCTATACATAAATAGTGCCGGGGTTGTGCATGGGGGAATCATTTCTTCCTTGGCAGATGTCGCAATGGTCAATCTGGTACCTGCCAAGGAAATTGGAGTCCAGCAAGCTCTTACGGTTGATTTAAATGTATCTTTTTTGAGACCGGCTACTGGATCATACCTCGTTGCACAGGCGCGAATTGAAAAGCAGGGCAGAACTTTAGTACATACAGAGTGTTCGATTTATGACGATAAAGAGTTGCTTGTTGCTAGATCTAAGGCTATTTTATTTCGTTCAACTAGCCCTTAA
- a CDS encoding N-acetylmuramoyl-L-alanine amidase family protein: MVKVFIDPGHGGSDPGAVGNGLQEKNLTLQIATRVRDILIDEYNNISILMSRTGDQTVSLTERTDAANSWGADYYLSIHINAGGGTGFESYIYPNVGVPTTTYQDIIHEEILKQVDFYNRGKKQANFHVLRESYMPALLTENGFIDNSTDANKLKQSSYIEKIARGHVNGLARSFSIPKKTTYVYHTVVEGDTVYSLSRTYGSTIEQIKEWNNLDDNYTIYVGQVLRVK, translated from the coding sequence ATGGTAAAGGTTTTTATTGACCCGGGACATGGCGGCTCTGACCCAGGTGCAGTAGGAAATGGCCTTCAGGAGAAAAACCTAACCCTGCAAATTGCAACGAGAGTCAGGGATATTTTAATAGATGAATACAACAATATTTCAATTTTAATGAGCCGTACCGGGGATCAAACTGTCAGTTTAACAGAGAGAACAGATGCCGCCAATTCATGGGGGGCTGATTATTATCTTTCGATTCATATTAATGCAGGCGGAGGTACCGGATTTGAGAGTTATATTTACCCGAATGTAGGAGTGCCGACCACTACTTATCAGGATATAATTCATGAAGAAATCCTAAAACAAGTGGATTTTTATAACAGAGGGAAAAAACAAGCCAATTTCCATGTGTTACGGGAATCCTACATGCCTGCTCTTTTAACAGAGAATGGATTCATTGATAACTCAACCGATGCCAATAAATTAAAGCAATCTTCCTATATTGAAAAAATTGCACGCGGTCATGTCAATGGATTAGCGAGATCCTTTAGTATTCCAAAGAAAACGACCTATGTATATCACACCGTTGTCGAAGGAGATACTGTGTATTCGCTAAGCAGAACTTATGGAAGCACCATCGAGCAAATTAAAGAATGGAACAACCTTGATGACAATTACACCATTTATGTTGGACAAGTTCTTCGTGTGAAATAA
- a CDS encoding UDP-N-acetylmuramoyl-L-alanyl-D-glutamate--2,6-diaminopimelate ligase, whose product MLLQNLIADSIADVIASPNIDDIKITGITDNSKDTKEGYLFVAVKGYSSDGHEYIEEAIRKGARAVIGEKPMVYLAVPYIQVSNSRRILGAVAKQFYKDPSSQKIMIGVTGTNGKTTISYMLRQILEENGVSCSVIGTIQYMINGETIESRNTTPGNVELNALLAKSEDQAVILEVSSHGLAQYRLEGIEFDYCIFTNLYHEHLDFHQTMEGYFHAKAMLFDKLKSTGLAIINGDNEWGERLIKNLHEKRVNTYVIGTASHSDLQITDFQSAPNPSISMYENGVRVNLAIPLPGHHNLYNAAIAYAVTRRMSIRKQEILPVLEHFSGVPGRFEIYRDEDGPTMVIDYAHTADAIFHALQTAKQCGAMRIFHIFGFRGGRDQTKRAEMVKVSSEMSDVSILTMDDLDSEASDEMVASLHTLHHDYAEKKDLVIPDRTIAIKTAIKMGKKDDWIVITGKGPESYKQPFALPTQSDKETVLYLQEKIQRAIQ is encoded by the coding sequence ATGTTACTTCAAAACCTTATAGCAGATTCAATAGCAGATGTTATTGCTTCACCTAACATCGATGATATAAAGATAACGGGTATAACCGATAATTCAAAAGATACAAAAGAAGGCTACCTATTTGTTGCGGTCAAAGGGTACAGCTCAGATGGACACGAATATATCGAAGAAGCTATCCGGAAGGGAGCTAGGGCTGTCATTGGAGAAAAACCAATGGTTTACTTAGCCGTTCCCTATATCCAAGTAAGTAATAGCCGTAGAATTTTAGGGGCTGTTGCCAAGCAATTTTACAAAGACCCGAGCAGCCAAAAAATTATGATTGGGGTTACCGGAACGAATGGAAAAACGACCATCAGCTATATGCTGAGACAAATTTTAGAAGAAAACGGAGTTTCCTGCTCTGTGATCGGGACGATTCAATATATGATTAATGGTGAAACGATTGAGTCCCGCAATACCACTCCGGGAAATGTTGAATTAAATGCATTATTGGCCAAAAGTGAGGATCAGGCTGTTATTTTAGAAGTTTCATCCCATGGTCTGGCACAATACCGGCTGGAAGGCATTGAATTTGATTATTGCATTTTCACTAACCTTTATCATGAGCATCTCGATTTTCATCAAACAATGGAAGGATATTTTCATGCGAAAGCAATGCTTTTCGATAAACTAAAGTCTACCGGTCTGGCTATAATAAATGGAGATAATGAATGGGGAGAGCGGTTAATTAAAAACCTTCATGAGAAGAGAGTAAACACATATGTAATTGGAACTGCCAGTCACTCCGATTTACAAATCACTGACTTTCAATCAGCTCCTAACCCTTCCATATCCATGTATGAAAACGGGGTACGTGTAAATTTAGCAATTCCGTTGCCTGGACATCATAATTTGTATAATGCCGCAATTGCTTATGCGGTTACTAGAAGAATGTCTATCAGAAAACAAGAAATTCTCCCGGTACTAGAACATTTTTCAGGGGTTCCTGGGAGATTTGAAATCTATCGGGACGAAGATGGACCAACCATGGTCATCGATTACGCCCATACAGCAGACGCTATTTTCCATGCTCTTCAAACTGCGAAACAATGCGGGGCTATGAGAATTTTCCATATCTTCGGTTTCCGTGGCGGACGGGATCAAACAAAGCGTGCGGAAATGGTTAAAGTCTCGTCGGAAATGAGCGATGTTTCAATCTTGACGATGGATGATTTGGATTCGGAAGCTTCAGATGAAATGGTGGCAAGCCTGCATACACTCCATCATGATTACGCTGAAAAGAAAGATTTAGTGATACCAGACCGAACGATTGCGATAAAAACAGCGATTAAAATGGGAAAAAAAGATGACTGGATCGTCATCACAGGCAAAGGCCCTGAAAGCTACAAGCAGCCATTCGCACTGCCTACTCAATCAGACAAAGAAACGGTTTTATATCTTCAAGAAAAAATCCAGAGGGCGATTCAATAA
- a CDS encoding PTS fructose transporter subunit IIABC yields MGKKVLAVTACPVGIAHTYMAAENLQKAADELGIDIKVETQGSIGVENELTAKDIEEAEAIIIASDKEVSKERFVGKKLLVTGVQDGIRRPKELIQKAQSGDVPVYKAGEKAAGAPKTKGTERENQIYKHLMNGVSYMIPFIVVGGLLIAIALAIGGEQTPGGIVIPEDSAWKSIESIGAASFSFMVPILAGFISYSIADRPGLAPGMIGGFIAANGSFYGSEAGAGFIGGIIAGFLAGYVTLAIKKINVPRAVQSVMPIIFIPIIATLIVGSVFIFLIGAPVAAVFEALTNWLASMQGASEIVLALILGAMIAVDMGGPFNKVAFLFGAAMIAEGNYEIMGPIAVAICIPPIGMGLATFLSRRKYLPAEREAGKASFTMGLFGITEGAIPFAAQDPFRVIPSIVVGSMVGSVIAMLFDVGDRVAHGGPIVAVLGAVDNVLMFFVAAVIGAIVTALMVNVLKKDIYEEEVYIEDKEPQPVKTGAEAEQPKPETTTQEIHKLTDITNLNLIETNLAGTSQEEVIDEMIQKLASENVISSPEKFKEAILAREKQSSTGIGMNIAIPHGKSPAVNRPAVVFGIKRDGVDWKSLDGTDAKLIFMIAVPEESAGDAHLKILQMLSRRLMDDQFREKLLHVNTKEEAYQLLDTIQ; encoded by the coding sequence ATGGGAAAGAAAGTATTAGCCGTTACCGCCTGTCCGGTGGGGATTGCTCACACGTATATGGCTGCAGAAAATTTACAAAAAGCAGCAGATGAACTGGGAATTGATATTAAAGTCGAAACACAAGGATCCATTGGAGTTGAAAATGAGCTGACTGCCAAGGATATTGAGGAAGCTGAAGCCATTATTATTGCTAGTGATAAGGAAGTATCCAAGGAGCGCTTTGTCGGGAAGAAACTTTTGGTAACAGGTGTACAAGACGGTATCCGCCGGCCAAAAGAATTAATTCAAAAAGCACAAAGCGGGGATGTACCTGTCTATAAAGCCGGTGAGAAAGCTGCTGGAGCTCCTAAAACAAAAGGGACAGAGAGAGAAAATCAGATTTATAAACACTTGATGAATGGTGTATCTTATATGATTCCATTCATCGTCGTTGGGGGATTATTAATTGCAATTGCACTCGCGATTGGCGGTGAACAAACCCCTGGCGGGATCGTGATACCAGAGGATTCCGCATGGAAAAGTATCGAAAGTATAGGTGCAGCGTCCTTCTCGTTCATGGTACCGATTCTGGCAGGCTTTATCTCCTATAGCATTGCCGACCGCCCGGGGCTTGCACCAGGTATGATTGGCGGGTTTATTGCCGCTAACGGAAGCTTTTACGGAAGTGAAGCGGGAGCAGGCTTTATTGGCGGGATTATTGCAGGATTTTTAGCCGGTTATGTCACCTTGGCGATTAAAAAAATCAATGTGCCAAGAGCCGTTCAGAGCGTTATGCCGATCATTTTTATTCCGATCATTGCAACCTTGATAGTAGGCTCTGTGTTTATTTTCCTAATTGGTGCGCCGGTTGCAGCCGTTTTTGAAGCGTTAACGAACTGGTTAGCCAGTATGCAGGGAGCCAGTGAAATTGTACTAGCTCTAATTTTAGGTGCAATGATTGCGGTTGATATGGGTGGACCATTTAATAAAGTAGCGTTTTTATTTGGTGCGGCGATGATTGCCGAAGGAAACTATGAAATAATGGGGCCAATCGCAGTTGCCATCTGTATTCCTCCCATTGGAATGGGATTAGCTACCTTTTTAAGTAGAAGAAAGTATCTCCCTGCTGAAAGAGAAGCAGGAAAGGCTTCTTTCACAATGGGATTATTCGGTATCACAGAGGGAGCAATTCCGTTTGCCGCACAAGATCCATTTCGTGTTATTCCAAGTATTGTAGTCGGTTCGATGGTTGGTTCCGTGATTGCGATGCTCTTTGATGTGGGAGACCGGGTTGCACATGGCGGACCGATTGTTGCGGTTCTAGGGGCTGTCGATAATGTCCTCATGTTCTTTGTTGCCGCCGTTATCGGTGCCATCGTTACTGCGCTTATGGTTAACGTTCTGAAAAAGGATATCTATGAAGAGGAAGTTTATATAGAAGATAAAGAACCTCAACCAGTAAAAACGGGTGCTGAAGCGGAACAGCCAAAGCCTGAAACAACAACTCAAGAGATTCATAAATTAACCGATATTACGAATTTAAACTTAATCGAAACGAATTTAGCTGGTACATCCCAAGAAGAAGTAATCGATGAAATGATTCAAAAATTAGCGAGTGAAAACGTGATCAGTTCTCCTGAGAAGTTTAAAGAAGCGATTCTTGCCCGTGAAAAACAAAGTTCCACTGGAATTGGCATGAATATTGCGATTCCCCATGGAAAATCACCAGCTGTCAACCGTCCGGCAGTTGTCTTTGGAATTAAGCGCGATGGCGTCGATTGGAAGAGCTTAGATGGAACCGATGCAAAGCTGATCTTTATGATTGCTGTCCCAGAGGAAAGTGCAGGAGATGCACACTTAAAAATCCTGCAAATGCTTTCGCGCAGGCTAATGGATGATCAATTTAGAGAGAAGTTATTACATGTCAATACAAAAGAGGAAGCCTATCAGCTGCTGGATACGATTCAGTAG
- a CDS encoding ABC transporter ATP-binding protein yields the protein MKKLISIFLAMVMVLTVLGHVQLTNASSEKSSGVLSEKEAIYYSEDRSWVQEGKIKLNEVTYDGEILKEGTLYVKTKDFSGTIEFGDVKLTDYGYLRASGTFTAEDNKEIDFPALINIKEDYSIFSGSIVDVENPDNSKFFVSKIKI from the coding sequence ATGAAGAAATTAATATCAATTTTTTTAGCAATGGTAATGGTATTAACTGTTCTAGGGCATGTACAATTAACCAATGCATCTTCAGAAAAATCAAGTGGGGTTCTGTCTGAGAAGGAAGCAATCTATTACTCTGAAGATAGGTCTTGGGTTCAAGAAGGAAAAATAAAACTAAATGAAGTAACATATGATGGAGAAATTTTAAAGGAAGGTACATTATATGTAAAGACAAAAGATTTCTCCGGAACAATTGAATTTGGTGATGTTAAACTTACTGATTACGGTTACCTACGAGCAAGCGGAACATTTACAGCTGAGGATAATAAAGAAATTGATTTTCCTGCACTGATTAACATAAAAGAAGACTATAGTATTTTCTCAGGAAGTATTGTAGATGTCGAGAATCCAGATAATTCGAAATTTTTTGTGTCAAAAATAAAAATTTAA
- a CDS encoding DUF3231 family protein, whose translation MKKKMVTLDVSNLWTPYINNTMATCVNKHALQTITDPDIHHIFEKALQLSEHIVQNITDIFNGENFPIPQGFTDEDVHLNAPRLFSDEFWLFYLHEMTIHGLTAYSLGITSSHRHDVRQLYLEIFDRASDLYDSTLEMMRSKGLLERAPTITLPEKIEFAEKQSFIAGWFGNHRSLNVIEISSLYFNLHKSIMTRDLALGFSQTAQSKEIRFFIRRVFELADEHISIFSSILHDDFISSSISWDTHITDSEIAPFSDKLMMFHCSFLIQSAMAYYGTALSGSMRRDLGLKYSAAIARDVKLAEDCVNIMIANGWFEEPPHSVDRRELHER comes from the coding sequence ATGAAGAAAAAAATGGTTACACTTGATGTATCGAATCTTTGGACCCCTTATATAAATAATACTATGGCAACATGTGTTAACAAACATGCTTTACAAACAATTACGGATCCTGATATCCATCATATATTTGAAAAAGCTTTGCAGCTATCAGAGCATATTGTTCAAAATATTACAGATATCTTTAACGGCGAAAATTTTCCTATTCCGCAGGGCTTTACGGATGAAGATGTCCATTTAAATGCGCCACGATTATTTTCAGACGAATTTTGGCTATTTTATCTTCATGAAATGACTATACATGGGTTAACGGCCTATTCTCTTGGAATTACCAGTTCCCATAGGCATGACGTACGCCAATTATATTTAGAAATATTTGACCGAGCTTCTGATTTGTATGATTCCACATTAGAAATGATGAGATCTAAAGGGCTTTTGGAACGCGCCCCTACAATCACGCTTCCGGAAAAAATTGAATTTGCGGAAAAACAAAGCTTTATAGCGGGTTGGTTCGGTAATCACCGTTCATTGAACGTTATTGAAATCAGCAGTCTTTATTTTAATTTGCATAAAAGCATCATGACAAGAGACTTAGCACTTGGCTTTAGCCAAACCGCGCAATCAAAAGAAATTCGATTCTTTATTCGACGAGTTTTTGAATTAGCCGATGAACATATTTCTATTTTCAGTTCTATCCTGCATGATGACTTTATAAGTTCCTCTATATCCTGGGATACTCATATTACTGATTCCGAAATCGCACCTTTTTCTGATAAATTAATGATGTTTCATTGCAGTTTCTTAATTCAATCCGCGATGGCTTATTATGGTACCGCGCTGTCAGGTTCCATGCGACGTGATTTAGGGCTAAAATATTCGGCTGCCATCGCAAGAGATGTAAAGCTGGCAGAAGACTGCGTCAATATCATGATTGCCAATGGATGGTTTGAGGAACCGCCGCATTCAGTTGATCGCAGAGAATTACATGAAAGATAA
- the manA gene encoding mannose-6-phosphate isomerase, class I has translation MYKEPIFLKPVFQERIWGGQKLKTEFHYDIPYEQTGEAWVISAHPNGPSVIINGPLAGKTLKDAWEEHGDLFNKGADNQEEYPLLVKILDANNDLSVQVHPDDHYAREVEGQPYGKTECWYVLNAESDAQIVLGHNAQSRKELEHMMDYGEWEELLKYVPVKAGDFIYVPSGTIHAIGRGIVILETQQSSDITYRVYDYDRKDAKGQKRELHLDKAKEVTTVPHQPAGTEQNEKAAEGLTKKRLVKEKYFTVEHWTLNGQVSEALERDFLQVSVINGSGHISIEGQTTPIGKGSHFIIPYGIDKYNLSGEAEFIVSWVS, from the coding sequence ATGTATAAAGAACCGATATTTTTAAAACCCGTTTTTCAGGAACGAATCTGGGGAGGACAAAAACTAAAAACTGAATTTCATTATGACATACCTTATGAACAAACAGGGGAAGCGTGGGTTATTTCAGCTCACCCAAATGGGCCAAGTGTAATTATTAATGGACCCCTTGCAGGAAAAACACTAAAAGATGCTTGGGAAGAACATGGAGATCTATTTAATAAAGGCGCTGATAATCAAGAAGAATATCCACTGCTTGTTAAAATACTAGATGCTAATAACGATCTCTCTGTACAGGTTCATCCAGATGATCATTATGCCAGAGAAGTGGAAGGGCAGCCTTATGGTAAAACCGAATGCTGGTATGTCTTAAATGCCGAATCTGATGCGCAAATTGTTTTAGGCCATAATGCGCAGTCCCGTAAAGAACTCGAGCATATGATGGATTATGGAGAATGGGAAGAATTATTGAAATATGTCCCAGTCAAAGCTGGCGATTTTATTTATGTGCCAAGCGGTACGATTCATGCAATTGGTAGAGGGATTGTTATTTTAGAAACACAGCAGAGTTCGGATATTACATACCGTGTTTATGACTATGACCGGAAAGATGCAAAAGGACAAAAACGAGAACTGCATTTAGATAAGGCTAAAGAGGTAACAACTGTTCCGCATCAGCCTGCAGGAACAGAGCAAAATGAAAAGGCTGCTGAAGGATTAACGAAGAAAAGGCTAGTAAAAGAGAAATACTTTACGGTGGAACATTGGACACTTAATGGCCAAGTTTCTGAAGCATTAGAAAGGGACTTTTTGCAGGTAAGTGTTATAAATGGCAGTGGACATATTTCGATAGAAGGTCAAACAACTCCTATTGGAAAAGGCAGTCATTTTA
- a CDS encoding MFS transporter, with product MESKENPDNSRVIVVVAIVTSLSLLGDSMLYIALPLYWEEAGLDSIWQVGILLSINRFVRLPFNPFVGWIYKRISLRFGLIIAVILGGLTTLGYGLFEGFIAWVILRGLWGIAWSLFRIGGLSAVAFLADEKHRGQSMGLYNGLYRLGSLAGMLIGGILVPFIGLSIVSIIFGVITFTGLPLIMYFLKTKERPLKAEKVSALDKAIFSQSTFKYKVSIITTGFFITLLYQGVFTSTISLVVEHVHGKSISIFGSVLSATLLTGIILSARWVWEPSLGKLFGRWSDGPGGRHTIFIHSLIFAGITFGLISSNLTITVWVLITFLVMIGSTSITTVMDAIALDTAKTTNIVSFLTIYSIAQDVGAALGPFISYMILELKLGFTYLYWGGAGIFIFLAILWSIIHASEKKIKYKVGESVIF from the coding sequence ATGGAATCAAAGGAAAACCCTGACAATTCCCGTGTTATTGTAGTAGTTGCCATTGTAACCTCTTTAAGTCTTTTAGGAGATTCGATGTTATATATTGCATTACCTCTTTACTGGGAAGAGGCAGGGCTTGACTCTATTTGGCAGGTTGGAATTCTCCTTTCCATTAACCGATTCGTCCGACTGCCTTTCAATCCATTTGTGGGGTGGATTTATAAAAGGATTTCCTTAAGATTTGGACTGATTATAGCCGTTATTTTAGGAGGCTTAACAACCTTGGGATATGGTTTGTTTGAAGGGTTTATCGCCTGGGTTATATTACGCGGGTTATGGGGGATTGCATGGTCACTTTTTCGAATCGGAGGTCTATCGGCTGTCGCGTTTCTTGCTGATGAAAAACATCGCGGTCAATCAATGGGTTTATATAATGGATTATACCGTCTGGGAAGTCTGGCAGGAATGTTAATAGGGGGTATTTTAGTTCCCTTTATTGGGTTAAGTATAGTTTCCATTATTTTTGGTGTTATTACCTTTACAGGGCTTCCGTTGATTATGTATTTTCTTAAAACTAAGGAAAGACCTCTTAAGGCTGAAAAGGTTTCTGCTCTTGATAAAGCTATCTTTTCACAATCAACATTTAAATATAAGGTAAGTATTATCACTACAGGTTTTTTTATCACTCTGTTATATCAGGGGGTTTTTACTTCTACCATCAGTTTAGTCGTTGAACATGTTCACGGTAAGAGTATTTCTATATTCGGGTCTGTATTAAGTGCAACGTTACTCACAGGGATTATTCTTTCTGCCAGATGGGTATGGGAGCCGTCACTAGGAAAGCTTTTCGGGAGGTGGTCTGATGGACCAGGAGGGAGACATACAATCTTTATTCATTCTCTGATCTTTGCGGGTATAACATTTGGATTGATCTCAAGTAATCTGACAATCACCGTGTGGGTACTGATTACCTTCTTAGTTATGATTGGTTCAACCTCAATTACAACGGTTATGGATGCAATTGCACTCGATACCGCTAAGACTACAAATATAGTTTCGTTTCTGACTATATACTCAATTGCTCAAGATGTTGGTGCAGCTCTAGGTCCTTTTATCAGTTACATGATACTTGAATTAAAGTTAGGTTTTACATATCTCTATTGGGGAGGAGCTGGCATATTTATCTTTTTAGCCATTCTTTGGTCAATCATTCATGCAAGTGAAAAAAAGATAAAGTACAAAGTAGGAGAATCTGTTATTTTTTAA